The DNA window AGCATGAgctctcctcttcccccacGGTCGCATCTCACATGGGGGGAAATACTCACTTGCGCTGAAAACAACGAGAGACATCGTCGATGGCCCAGACAGGGCCATGACATTGCGGTAGCATAGTTCGCGAGGAACCGGCACGACTGCGTGTTTCGGCAGCAGCTCGGCAAGAGATGTAAGAATAGGGATGATGCGACCGAGACGAATAATATCCTCCGCGAGAGCCTCCCAATTAGCAACAGACCACTCCTAGCACGCGAGACGAGGCTGGCATGGCAAAGTCGGAGGAGGCAAGACCGGGACCGCGGGCCGTTCGGCTGAAGATTGCAGCACAGCagcgggagggagggagatgaGGTAacgagagagagaagaaagagggaggagggTCGGGGATATACTCAGTCCGGGATGCAGGCAACCAAGCACGACAAGCAGGCTACagagatgaagaagaggggagaaaagaggagatGCAGGGATTTGCTGGATGCGGTAGGATTACTGTGTTGGGCTAGTCGGTTGCCCGTTCGGGAGCCCGACCCTGGCGATGAGGAGATAGGAACCGATGATGAGAGAGGCGATCCGAGGAGACTAGATCGTGGTATCGTCTCTgaccttccttctcttcttttcgatCAGTCAATATGATCCGACTCCCGGGCATCCTGttctccctccctcacgCTGGCCGCCAGCCTTATCGCGTTCCCCACTTTGTCATGTTTCCTTATCGGCGCCACTTTGTCTCGCAGCGCCACCAATCCGCCTTCTCGGTCTGACTCCCTCAGCTCTCTCCCTGCCTCATCACCACCCCTGCTCTCGCCATGGCAGATAAAATTCTGATGCGAGAATACCATACACTCGGCCAGGAGAAATGGGTCAACGTCGAAGTGCGTGATCCAACCCCAACCGCCGACTGACAAAGCTGACAAGGTGCTCAGCTACACAATGACGATATCTTCAACTGGGACGTCGCCCTGATCGTGCTGAATCCAGACTCGCTGTACTATGGCGGCTATTTCCGGGCGTCCATGACCTTTCCCACGAACTATCCCTACGCCCCGCCGAGTAAGTATTACCCTCCGAGAGAGTTCCTGCTGTACCACCCAACACGCAACTGACGGAGACTCGCCAGAATTCCGCTTCCTGCAacccctcctccaccccaaCATCTACAAAGACGGCAAGctctgcatctccatcctccacacccccggcgacgacgagatgTCCGGCGAACTAGCCTCTGAGCGCTGGTCGCCCGCTCAGCGGGTCGAATCCGtcctcatctccatcctgtCTCTGCTCGACGACGCCGAAGTGTCCTCGCCGGCCAACGTCGACGCCGCCGTCATGCTCCGCAAGAATCCCGAGACGTACCGGGCGCTCGTGAAGGCGGACGTGGAGGAGTCGAGGAAGTACATCCCCGCGAGTTTTACCATGCCGACTCACGAATCGACGCTCCAaaaggaggaggtggagaaggaagatccCGGTTTCTGGGCGGACAGCGATGTCGACAGCGATATTTTCGGGGGGAGTGACTCCGATGAagcgctggatctggatcCCGATACGGGCAGtgacatggaagatgaagacgacgaggacgaagaccacgagaagatggaggagtaACCGGGCTGTTACTCTGTTACTCTGTTCTCTCCGGCGATCCGGTATCGCATTCGCGTTGTTTTTATCATCTCGCACATAATTAGTTTAGCATCATCGGCGCATCATCGCAACGGACCGGTCAGCGTGGGGGCTTTGCCAGGGTTTCCGATTTACGGGCAGTCATTTTTCTTTTACCAGCGGCATGGAATGATACATGGCTTATTTCACTCCCATTTTCCCCTTGACCCAGAGGATTTACTAGTGTAATCAGGTATGTCCACCTCCAAACAGGAAATCCCATCACACCGGCCCGACCGCGGGATATACTCTTTTCCCCACACTAGATCCCTCCGCATAtcggctcttcctcttctttttctttctcgtctcCGAAGTAGCTTCCAatccttttcttctttcgcaACTCACtcagaaggaagaaaagaaaatggctACCCAAGTCCTCGCCAACTGGGCCGTCGGCCTCAAGTACGCCTCCATCCCACAAGAGGTAACCCAGGCCGCCGTGCGCAGCTTCTATAACTGGGTCGGCTGTACTGTCGGCGGAAGCGCGCATCCGGCCACGACGATTGCACGCACGGCGCTGGCCAGGTTCTCCGGCCCGCCCACCTCACGCCTTCTCGGCTCGGACGGGTCGGTCGATGTCGACGCCATGCATGCTGCGCTGTTCAATGGCATTGCCTCGCATGTCCATGACTACGACGATACGCATCTGGATACTATCATCCACCCCACGGGTCCTGTGGCTGCGGCTttgctcgccatggccgaagCAAGGGATCAGCCGTGCTCTGGACCGGATTTCATCACTGCGCTGGTGGCGGGCATTGAGGCCGAGTGCAAGGTCGGGAAGGCTGTGTGGCCGGATCACTACGATGTCGGCTGGTATGTACTTCCGTTTCCTCCCCGGGCCTCCTCGTGGCATTTCTTTTGTTAACACACACTGTCCCAGGCACATCACCAGCACGACGGGCTccatcggcgccgccgtggccgTTTCCAAGCTCCTTAGCTTGAACGCCTCCCAAACGGCGCATGCCATTGGCGTCGCCGCAACGCAGGTAACTGGTCTGCGGGAGATGTTTGGCTCGCACACCAAGTCCTTCCACCCCGGACGGGCCGCGCAGAACGGTCTCCTGGCTGCTTTGCTCGCGGCAGAGGGATATACCAGCTCCgagcaggcgctggaggcCAAGCGCGGGTGGGCGAATGTCGCCAGCACGATCAATAACCTCGACGCGGAGATTGCGTCGCTTGGTCCGGCGGGCCGGTGGGAGATCGCGCAGAATGCGTTCAAGCCGTTCCCGTGTGGGATTGTCGTGCACCCGATTATCGACGGGTGTGTTGGGATTCAtgccgagatgaagaaacAGGGTATTGCCGCGGCgcagatcgaggaggtgCACGCTGACGTGCATCCGCTCGTCCTGGAGCTgacggggaagaagacgCCCAAGGATGGGCTGGAGGCCAAGTTCAGTGTTTACCACGGCGCGACTATCGGGCTGTTGTTCGGCAAGGGCACGCCGGCGCAGTATGAGGATGCAGTGGTGAACGATGCCTCGGTCGTGGCTCTGCGATCCCTCATCAAGGCCACGGCGGATCCGAGCCTGCGGGCGGATGAGTGTCGACTCACTGTCAAGGTGAAGGGACAGAGTGCCCCGATTGTGAAGCATGTGGATCATGCGGTGGGCAGTCTGGAGGTGCCGATGACGGATGCGCTGCTGACGGAGAAGTTTGTCGACCAGTGCATCCCTGtcctgggcgagaagcggaCAGAGACCGCGAGTGCCTGGTGCTGGGGTCTGGAGAAGCAGGCGGATGTTCGTCGCATCAAGGATGTTCTGTGAATAATTACTTagatctctctttctttctttcagTCCATTCAATAGAGGTTCGGGTTCCATTGACTGTACATGTATATCTCAACCAGGAAGGCACGACCACTTTCTTCTGTTCTCTATTTCCcttccatctcatctcatctcacctcatccaccttctccccaGAACAATGCCTtccctcgacctcgtcgtcatcaaaGCcggcatcatcaccgccatcgTCAATTTCTGGTGGCAGTTCGTCGGAGCCATCGCCCTCCTTATCCTGCTGAGTTACGGACTGTGCAGGTTCTGCATCTACATGAAGAGGCCGTAAGTCTACATACATGCACATGGCTCTGGTGTCCAATAGCAACAAGCTGAAGTGTCCATCCAGACAGCCGCACGTCATCCAGCCCGTCGAGATGGACATCCACCAGAAAGCATGCCATGTCCAACGTTCCGGTACGAAAGGATTCCCTGCCAAGTGTCTGTCCTGGTTTCTTTTCTGACGGACGGCTGTGTCGTCTCAACTCTCTAGCCAGACGTCGTCGTTTCGTGGCTCGTCTTTTTCGTCGGAGGCCAAGTCGCAATGATTCACCTATTCAGTTGCAGGGCGTTGCGATTGGGAATACTGCGAGTCGGTAGAGAAAAAGTTCTGCGTGTGCACTTAATATGTCCCAGTCTGGGTGTCTTCTAGTCATGGTGCTCTGTAGTGGCTGTGATATATATCTTTGCCTCCTTGGCGCATATTGGTTGAATACACAATTTCTTGAAATTTTCTAGACCTAGAGCACGAAATAAGTCATGCTCTAGTAGTATATTCCATATGGACCAATTGACTATGAATAGTGCCGAATAGTGCACTCCCATGGTTTTCTCAAGCGGTCAAGATCAAGCGCCAAGCACATAGATCTCGGGCGATTATCGCGACCTTCCGACCGCAGACATCCCCAGCCCGGCCGACTCTGCCAGCTCCACCCACTCGCTCGCTATATGTAAACCGGTCTGGTCTGGTCGCGCACTGCCATTCCAATATATTACGCCCTCGTTCGCCATTGACcattcccgccgccgctgggCCATTTCTCAACCGCTCCCCGCGTGCATTGCCCGCCCTGCATTGCGCCGTCGAGCTACCGGCTCCTTCCTGGACATCAGCGctctctcaccatgtcggcgctcgcggaggaggaggatgatcgTGATCTGGCCGGTAAGCATAGCATTGATCGAGCTACTCTACCTGTCACCTTCCCCCGCTGACCTTGCTCGCATTCCCCAGGCTCTCAAGATGGAAGCTCCGACAACGAGATCGACGACACGATGCGCGatgccgacgatgccgaaggAGATAACGAACCAGATGCCGATGGCGACGCAGACCAAGACGCAGATAGCCCCTCGAACGCGAGCCAGGCGTCCGAGgggggcggcggcggtggtgattcACAGCAACAGAACCAGGACGGGACGGGGCGCACATCGCCAGGACACGCGCAAGAAGAGTCGGCTTTCTCCGTCTACCACCCGCCTGTGCGCCCCGAGTGCCTGACGGCCAGATCCTACGATATCgcccccaccaccgccgcgccGCATAGCACGTCCATTAATGCCATCACCGCTACGGCGGATATGCGCTGGGTCTTCAGTGGGGGGTCAGATGGATATGTGCGGAAGTTTAACTGGGCGGACTCGATTAACAGCAAGCTGATGTTGACTGTGGCGCAACGGCATCCGTTCGTGGATAGTGTGGTCAAGGCAGGTGTGCTGATGACATACTGGGAGAATTTGGATGGGACGAATCTGTCACCTGTGTATTCCCTGGCCAGCCAGAGTGAGGGTTTGTGGTTGCTCTCTGGGTTAGAGTCCGGAGTCATTCGGCTACAGACCCTGCGCCATgaagagggcaaggagaTTGCCCGGCTACGACAGCATACCTCGGCGGTGTCCACGTTGAACTTGACTTCGGATGAAAAGTCCGTGCTGTCGGGCAGTTGGGACAAACGGGTCTTTGACTGGGATCTGAATACGGGGCAGGTGCGGCGTGCCTTTGGAGGCAGCGCGGCTCAGATCTGTAGTGTTCAGATCCGGCCTGATTCTACGCTCGCTGTGCCGCAGGATACCATTGAGCCCCAACAAACCAATGGAACATACGCATCGAATTACGGGGCCAGTGGCCATGAGAGTTTCAGCTTCATGGATACCGCGCAGGATACCGGAGAGGCGGCGGCCCCCGCGGAGAACCCGCAGGCGGATTCACCAGCGGACTCGCTTTTCGGAGGCGCGGACTCGTTATTCGGCGATGCGGACGGTGGAGTCGCAGATGGTGGAGAGCCCTCTGCTGGCGGGGTGTTTGGCGgggatgaagacgacgagtTTGGTCGCGCACTGGGGAACGGCGTTCTTGAGGACGCTGATGATGCACCGGGAGAAACTGACACGGAAATGCCGCCCCCTTCTGATTCCATACAAGAGAAAAGCACACAATCCGGTGATGCAACTGCCAATACTGGAAACGCACAGCCAGAGATACCTGATGCCGATATCCCCAGCGGACCGGTCCAACCAGCCACCACAGCCATCAACGGACTCCCCAAAACCGAAGACCTCGAAACGCCATCGTTCAGTGAAGAGCCATCTCAGAACACGCAGCAAGAACAAAACGTCGTGACCGACACCACGTTCCTCGCCGCATCCATCGATGGAACAATCCGTATCTGGGACCGCCGACAGCCCGACCCAGTCGCCCGAATCACTCCCCGTAATGTACCGCCATGGTGCATGAATGCCTGCTGGTCTCCCGACGGGAACTATATCTATGCCGGGCGCCGGAATGGCACAGTCGAGGAGTTCAGTATGCACAAGGGACTCCGCAATGCAGAGCGCACGTTCAAATTCCCACAGGGAAGCGGGCCTGTCACCGCGCTGAAGGCCATGCCCAATGGGCAACATCTTGtctggtgagtttttttCCTCACTTGATTATGATTCCGATTCGGTCTTAGTTCTAATCATCTTCGCAGTGCCTCCCATGATATCCTTCGCCTTTATGACCTTAAGCACGAAGAGACATCTCGACACTCAACGGTTCCGTTCTTGATTATCCCCGGTCATCGCACGGGCACGATTTCTCAACTGTACGTCGATAATGCGTGCCGGTTTATGATCTCGACGAGTGGGAATCGCGGCTGGGAGGGTAATACGACCGAGGTGATGCTGGGGTATGAGATCGCAGCTTCTCAGTAATCCTGTTTGTTATATCAGGCGTGTATACCAACTAGTTTATTTCGGGAGTTGAACCACGAATTTATGAGGGACTTGAAGAAGGTCACGACCGTAGTGTGTTTGTTCAATGCAGAATTCGGTATACCAGGATGCTCGTAAATAAAATGAACCATGTACAACCAACGCCAATTCCTCCAAACCATATAGTCCAACATGtacagcgagaagaagaaacccaaaaaagaaagaaatcaTTGCTCATCACGCCAGTCCGAATCCAGATCCAACCCGTCACAAACCTCGGCCTGTTGTGCGCGCCAAGTGCCAAATAGAGGATTCCCGGACCACTTGACCCGACCATCGGCATCACTTTCAAAGTAGACGTAGC is part of the Penicillium psychrofluorescens genome assembly, chromosome: 4 genome and encodes:
- a CDS encoding uncharacterized protein (ID:PFLUO_006011-T1.cds;~source:funannotate): MADKILMREYHTLGQEKWVNVELHNDDIFNWDVALIVLNPDSLYYGGYFRASMTFPTNYPYAPPKFRFLQPLLHPNIYKDGKLCISILHTPGDDEMSGELASERWSPAQRVESVLISILSLLDDAEVSSPANVDAAVMLRKNPETYRALVKADVEESRKYIPASFTMPTHESTLQKEEVEKEDPGFWADSDVDSDIFGGSDSDEALDLDPDTGSDMEDEDDEDEDHEKMEE
- a CDS encoding uncharacterized protein (ID:PFLUO_006012-T1.cds;~source:funannotate) — its product is MATQVLANWAVGLKYASIPQEVTQAAVRSFYNWVGCTVGGSAHPATTIARTALARFSGPPTSRLLGSDGSVDVDAMHAALFNGIASHVHDYDDTHLDTIIHPTGPVAAALLAMAEARDQPCSGPDFITALVAGIEAECKVGKAVWPDHYDVGWHITSTTGSIGAAVAVSKLLSLNASQTAHAIGVAATQVTGLREMFGSHTKSFHPGRAAQNGLLAALLAAEGYTSSEQALEAKRGWANVASTINNLDAEIASLGPAGRWEIAQNAFKPFPCGIVVHPIIDGCVGIHAEMKKQGIAAAQIEEVHADVHPLVLELTGKKTPKDGLEAKFSVYHGATIGLLFGKGTPAQYEDAVVNDASVVALRSLIKATADPSLRADECRLTVKVKGQSAPIVKHVDHAVGSLEVPMTDALLTEKFVDQCIPVLGEKRTETASAWCWGLEKQADVRRIKDVL
- a CDS encoding uncharacterized protein (ID:PFLUO_006013-T1.cds;~source:funannotate) translates to MPSLDLVVIKAGIITAIVNFWWQFVGAIALLILLSYGLCRFCIYMKRPQPHVIQPVEMDIHQKACHVQRSGTKGFPAKCLSWFLF
- a CDS encoding uncharacterized protein (ID:PFLUO_006014-T1.cds;~source:funannotate) codes for the protein MSALAEEEDDRDLAGSQDGSSDNEIDDTMRDADDAEGDNEPDADGDADQDADSPSNASQASEGGGGGGDSQQQNQDGTGRTSPGHAQEESAFSVYHPPVRPECLTARSYDIAPTTAAPHSTSINAITATADMRWVFSGGSDGYVRKFNWADSINSKLMLTVAQRHPFVDSVVKAGVLMTYWENLDGTNLSPVYSLASQSEGLWLLSGLESGVIRLQTLRHEEGKEIARLRQHTSAVSTLNLTSDEKSVLSGSWDKRVFDWDLNTGQVRRAFGGSAAQICSVQIRPDSTLAVPQDTIEPQQTNGTYASNYGASGHESFSFMDTAQDTGEAAAPAENPQADSPADSLFGGADSLFGDADGGVADGGEPSAGGVFGGDEDDEFGRALGNGVLEDADDAPGETDTEMPPPSDSIQEKSTQSGDATANTGNAQPEIPDADIPSGPVQPATTAINGLPKTEDLETPSFSEEPSQNTQQEQNVVTDTTFLAASIDGTIRIWDRRQPDPVARITPRNVPPWCMNACWSPDGNYIYAGRRNGTVEEFSMHKGLRNAERTFKFPQGSGPVTALKAMPNGQHLVCASHDILRLYDLKHEETSRHSTVPFLIIPGHRTGTISQLYVDNACRFMISTSGNRGWEGNTTEVMLGYEIAASQ